A window of Drosophila gunungcola strain Sukarami unplaced genomic scaffold, Dgunungcola_SK_2 000016F, whole genome shotgun sequence contains these coding sequences:
- the LOC128263713 gene encoding uncharacterized protein LOC128263713: MPTPPYWPQANGEVENITRSPVKRLKIAHANNDSYKKEIQKFVLMYNVTPHGTTGAPPTELMFNRVIRDKIPSIQDLVGVMADSEEKGRDLLEKEKGKQYADKSRSAGNLDIRIGDKVLLKNVVFPHKLTPTFDTTTYEVTKREGNVDQILGGGKTYTRNVGHLKKIVETKSSMSTNPMDVDADSFPSTSISLQPTTETLSSQDVSKFYALTGQEDSMSSKQHIPNEDLRLRLKKKEGVWRPVPAESDAKEKSNVLFLSPQ; encoded by the coding sequence atgccTACACCTCCCTACTGGCCCCAGGCTAACGGCGAAGTAGAGAACATAACCCGATCTCCTGTGAAACGTTTAAAGATAGCTCACGCGAATAACGACAGCTACAAGAAAGAAATCCAGAAATTCGTATTGATGTACAATGTTACTCCACACGGTACCACAGGCGCTCCACCGACGGAACTAATGTTCAACAGGGTGATTAGGGATAAAATTCCTAGCATCCAGGATCTTGTTGGCGTGATGGCAGACTCAGAGGAAAAAGGCAGGGATCTgctggaaaaagaaaaaggaaaacagtATGCAGACAAATCCAGGAGCGCGGGAAACTTGGATATTCGAATTGGCGACAAAGTACTTTTAAAGAACGTAGTATTCCCACACAAATTGACACCTACATTTGATACGACCACTTATGAGGTTACTAAGCGAGAAGGAAATGTTGACCAGATACTCGGGGGTGGTAAGACGTACACCAGAAACGTTGgtcatttaaaaaagataGTAGAGACTAAATCGTCTATGTCGACAAATCCGATGGACGTCGACGCAGACTCCTTTCCTTCAACTTCGATATCTTTACAGCCAACAACAGAGACTTTAAGCTCACAGGATGTCTCGAAATTCTATGCTTTAACGGGACAGGAGGATTCGATGTCTAGTAAGCAGCATATACCAAACGAGGACCTGAGACTCCGTCTAAAGAAAAAGGAAGGGGTGTGGCGACCTGTACCAGCAGAGAGCGACGCTAAGGAGAAGAGTAATGTTCTCTTCCTATCTCCACAGTAG